A region of the Bacteroidales bacterium genome:
ATTTAGACCATTGCCTTCTGATATTTCATCTTTAATTGTTTTGCCAGCATTTTTAGAAAATGTCTTAATAGTTTTAACTATAGTAACAGCAATATTTTTCCATGTTAAAAAAATAAAACATGTAAGAATATTTTGGCTTTGCATATTTTTTACATTGATTTTAGCAACAATTATTGGACTTTCAACACCTGTGTTAGGAGCTATTGTTCGATATAGAACTCCGTTGCTACCATTTTTATTTATTGCCCTTTTCATGATTATTGATTTTAAGAAAGTTTTGAAATTTTTAAAAATTAAAAAAACAGTATGAATAAAATTGCATTTATTTCTGGCGCTACAAGCGGTATTGGATTATCTTGTGTTTATAAATTTGCCTCAAATGGATATCGCGTAATTCTTTGTGGAAGACGTTCTGATAGACTTTCACATAATGTGTCAAAACTTGTTGAAAAATATGGAGACAATTTTCACGCAATTAGTTTAGATGTTAGAAATAGAAAAGATGTCGAAAAAGCAATCCAAGCATTGCCTGATGAATGGAAAAATATAGATGTTCTTGTAAATAACGCAGGATTAGCTCTTGGACTTTCACCAATTCAAGATGGAAATGTTGAGCATTGGGAGCAAATGATAGATACTAATATTAAAGGGCTTCTTTATCTTTCAAAAGCAATAATCCCAATTATGATTGAGAGAAAAAGCGGACATATTATTAATGTTGGCTCTATTGCTGGAAGGGAAGCTTATCCTAACGGAAATGTATATTGTGCCACCAAAGCTGCAGTTGATTCTTTAACTAAAAACATGAGAATAGATTTGCTAAAATATGGAATAAAAGTTTCTCAGGTAGCTCCGGGTGCGGCAGATACAGAGTTTAGCTTAGTTCGTTTTGAAGGTGACAAGGAACGGGCTGATAATGTGTATAAAGGCTATACTCCTCTTTCTGGCGATGATATTGCAGACGTAATATATTATTTGGCTTCTTTACCTCCTCATGTAAACATAAATGATGTTTTGGTTATGTGTACTGCACAGGCTACTGCAAGTATATTTCATAAGGTTTAGAAATTATATCTAAATAAAAATCTTGCATAATTGGTTTATTTTTTTTAATTTTATTCTATTAAAAATTGTTGAACAACGCAACTTGAAATTTTGTTACGTTTTAATGATTTTTAGCTAAATTTTATTGATTAATGCAAGAAAAGATCATTAATATATTAAAAAAATATTGGGGATATAACTCTTTCCGTCCAATGCAGGAAGATATTATACTTTCCGTTTTAAATGGGAATGATACTTTAGCCTTGCTGCCTACTGGTGGAGGAAAATCAATAACATTTCAAGTGCCAGCATTAGCTTTAGATGGAGTGTGTATCGTGATTTCTCCACTAATAGCGCTAATGAAAGATCAGGTTGAAAACTTAAAACGTCGCCAAATAAATGCGTATTCTATTCATAGTGGCTTAAATCAATATGAAATTGAAAACATTTTAAGCAATTGTTTATATGGAAATGTAAAGTTTTTATATGTCTCGCCAGAACGCTTAGAAACAGATGTGTTTAGAAATCATTTGCTTAAAATGAAAGTGGGACTTGTTGCTGTTGATGAAGCTCATTGTATTTCCCAATGGGGCTTTGATTTTAGACCGCCGTATAGAAATATTGCAAAAATAAGGCAACTTGTACCTGATGTGCCTATAATAGCTGTTACTGCTACTGCGACACCTGCTGTCGTTGATGATATAATGGAGCAACTTGCTTTTAAAAAGAAAACTGTTTTTAGGCAATCTTTTTACCGCCAAAATTTAACTTATAATGTTATTTTTGAAGAAGATAAGACGGGCAGAATGCTTAAATTATTAAGCGAATACAAGGGTACAGCTATTGTATATGTGCGTAATCGCCGTAAAACAAAAGAATATGCCGATTTTTTAAATAGAAATAAAATTAAGGCTCATTTTTATCATGCAGGTTTGTTGCCGCAGGAAAGAGATAAGCGACAGGAAGATTGGCTCAAGGGTAAAGTTAGAGTAATTGTTGCAACAAATGCTTTTGGAATGGGAATTGACAAGCCAGATGTTAGACTTGTTGTGCATATGGATATCCCAGATTGTATTGAGGCATATTTTCAAGAAGCAGGGCGCGGAGGACGAGATGGTAATTCTTCTTATGCGTGGTTGCTTTGGGCAAATTCAGATATTATTGAAGCATAAAAAAACTTAGAATTATCTTTTCCAGAACCTGAATTTATTAGTAGAATTTATAATGCAATCATAAATTATTATAACATTGTGATTGGAACAGGAAAATTAACTACATGGGATTTTGAAATTAATGATTTTTGCTCTAAATTTTCATTACCTGTTCTAGAAACTTTTAATGCCTTAAAAATTCTTGAAAAAGAAGGTTATATTTTGCTAAGCGAAGCATTGCATACTCCTTCAAAAGTGAAAATTTTAGCAGATAAAACCGAAATTTATCGTTTCCAAATTGAAAATAAAGAGTATAGCAAATTTATAGATATATTGTTAAGGTTATATTCGGGTCTTTTCACGGATTTTGTTCGCATAGATGAGTTTTCTATAGCCAGAAAATTGAAAATTGATAAATTAGAAGTTATTAAAATTTTAAATAAACTAGACAAATTTAGTGTTATTGCATATCAGCCTGCAAGTGATAATCCTAAAATAACACTTCTTAGCTATGCAGTAAATTATAAAGATATTAACTTGTCTGCACAACATTATTTTGATAGAAAAAAAGAAGCTATTCAGCGATTCCAATCTATAAGAGATTATTTAGAAAAATCCACTAAATGCAGAAG
Encoded here:
- a CDS encoding ATP-dependent DNA helicase RecQ, which gives rise to MQEKIINILKKYWGYNSFRPMQEDIILSVLNGNDTLALLPTGGGKSITFQVPALALDGVCIVISPLIALMKDQVENLKRRQINAYSIHSGLNQYEIENILSNCLYGNVKFLYVSPERLETDVFRNHLLKMKVGLVAVDEAHCISQWGFDFRPPYRNIAKIRQLVPDVPIIAVTATATPAVVDDIMEQLAFKKKTVFRQSFYRQNLTYNVIFEEDKTGRMLKLLSEYKGTAIVYVRNRRKTKEYADFLNRNKIKAHFYHAGLLPQERDKRQEDWLKGKVRVIVATNAFGMGIDKPDVRLVVHMDIPDCIEAYFQEAGRGGRDGNSSYAWLLWANSDIIEA
- a CDS encoding SDR family oxidoreductase; protein product: MNKIAFISGATSGIGLSCVYKFASNGYRVILCGRRSDRLSHNVSKLVEKYGDNFHAISLDVRNRKDVEKAIQALPDEWKNIDVLVNNAGLALGLSPIQDGNVEHWEQMIDTNIKGLLYLSKAIIPIMIERKSGHIINVGSIAGREAYPNGNVYCATKAAVDSLTKNMRIDLLKYGIKVSQVAPGAADTEFSLVRFEGDKERADNVYKGYTPLSGDDIADVIYYLASLPPHVNINDVLVMCTAQATASIFHKV